ACCGGGAACGCCAGGAGGCGTCGCACCCCCACCAGGCGGTCGTCGACACCGCTCGCGACCAGCTGCTCGTGCCCGACCTCGGATCCGACCGGGTGCGCGTGCTCGCGCTCGACGCGCTCCCCGAAGCGCTCGGGCACGACGAGGAGCGCGACATCGTCGTGCATGCCGGCGCAGGCCCCAGGCACCTCGTCATCGCCGGCGACCTGGCCATCACCGCGAACGAGCTCGACCGGACGGCGAGCGTCATCGACCTCGCCGAAGGACGCGAGGTGGCGTGGTGCTCGATCGGCGACGACGTCGAGCCGCTCGGACTCGGCTGCTCGGCGATCCGCCTGACGCGCGGCGGCATCGTGCTCATCGGCGACCGGGACGCCGACGCGTTGCGCGCCCTCCGCTTCGACGCGGAGGCCCGCACGCTCGAACTCGTGGCGACGGTCGTGACGGGCGGGCGGCATCCGCGTGACCTGGAACTGACGCATGATGAGCGCTTCGCGCTCGTCGCCGATCAGGGCTCGGACTCCATCACCGTGGTCGCGCTCGACGGGGTCGGCGTGCCGACGGGCGTCGTCGGGGTCGTCGAGACGCCGGCGCCGGCGTGCCTGGCGCGGATGTAGGTCTCGAGACGGCCCCCGCGGGGCTGTCGATCGACGGGCGGGTGCCCGTGGCGGTCCCTCGCGGGCTCCGCCGATGCGCGAGCTAGCCGGGCGGGTAGAGGTACAGCGCCTCGCCCGCCGGGATGGTGCGCCGGTGATAGGAGTGGTCGGAGTTCTGGTTGTACTCCTCGATGTTCACGCTGCCGTCGTCGTTGATCGACTGCACGTACGCCACGTGGTTGTACGGGAACCAGGCGACCGCTCCGACGACCGGCTCGCTCGAGGTCGGCCAGCCCTTGCTCGCCCATTCGTCGGCCCACGCGTACGCGCTGCCGGAGGCGAGGTTCGCCCAGTCCCACTTCCACGGGGCGCTCGTGACACCGGCGTCGCGGTTCAGGCGCCAGGCCACGAAGTCGACGCATTCGCGGTAGTAGTACCGCAGCGGTGACAGGCCTCCGCCGTAGTCGTCGGGCGTCTGGTCCCACCAGGGGTAGTCGTCTCCCTCGGCCTTGACCGTGTAGATCGCATAGCTGCCCGAACCGCGCGAGGCGAGGTTCGCGGCCCACGCCGCCGCGTCCTTCTCCTCCTGCTCGATGCGCGCAGCCTCGATCTCGGCCTTCGTCACGACGGTGTAGCCCTCGGTCGACAGCGGAGCGCCGCTCGCGAGCGAGGAGACCTCGACGTCTTGCGCCTCCGCCCTCGAGAGGCTGAAGGTGCCGGATGCCTCGTACGACTCACCGCCGGGCATGAACGCGTAGGCCGGCAGCGCCACGGTGCCGACGATCGCCGGCACGACGAGCATCGTCGCGAAGACTCGTGCCGGGCCGTTGCGACGCGTGGTCGGTCGCTGGGCCTTGGCCACGGCGGCGGCGACATCGTCGCGACCGGCGGTCACCGGCGATGCGGCGACGGGTGCCGCGGCATCCGCTCTGCCCACTGCCCGCTTGGAGCGTCGCCGAGCTGAGGAGGTGCTTCGCGGCGCGCGGCCTCGGTCGGCCGATCGACGTGCGGAGCGCGGGCGCTCCGGTGCGTCGTTCGTCTCGTCGGCGTTCAACAGTGGGACCTCCGGGCACCGTTCCGAGGCCGCAGTGCAGCCCGGGAACGGAGTGGCTTCTCGGGTGTCGACGACCTCACGGGCCGCCGGACTCGTATCACCTTAGGGCACAGCTCGTACCTTTGTCACGGCCAGTTCGTCATCGAGGCGCGCCTCGTCGCCGGCACCTTGCTCGACCGCACCGGTGTTGCGCAGGAAGACGATGACCCAGCTGAAGACCAGCACGGCGACGATGAGTTCGACCGCGGTGAGGTTGTAGTACCCGCTGATGAAGAAGGCGGCGAGGATCACGATGACGCCGACGTAGACGTACCCGAGCAGGACGAACACCTTCGGCATCGACGGAAGCAACGCGGGCAGGCTCACCACCATCGCGACGTACACGATGGCCATGCCCGTGGCCGAGAGGTTGTGCATGCCGAGGTACTCGTCGACCGGGAAGATGCCGACGCAGGCGAGCAGGATCCCGATCACGATGAGCCCGAGGCGCACGAGATTGCGGCCTCGCCGCTCGGTGACGCTGTCCGTCGGGAGGAACGCGGTCGCATAGTGCGCGATGGTCGTCACCATCACGCCGGCGATGATGAGCGTGAGGTTGAACGCCAGGGCGGAGATGTCGTCGCTGATGCCGAGCGTGCTGAGGTTCTTCTGCCACCAGAGCGGGTCGGTCGCGCTCAGCATGCTCGCGAGCGCACCGACGGCGAGGAACATCGCGAGCACGAGTGACAGCAGCATCGGGGTGAGGTTCACGGCCGAGAGGTACGACATGTACGCGGCGATCGCCATCGCCACGCCGCCGAGGATCGCCGCAGGGATGCCGTAGACGAGAGCACCGACGAAGCTCTCGCTCAACAACGACGCGAGGCCGGTCCAACCGAGGAGCGCGATCACACCGAGCGCCAAGGCCAGTGCGGCGACGTCGAACCAGTGGAGGCGCTGCCGATACCCCGGAACAGCACGGGCGCGCGACCGCCGCAGCATGCAGCCGAACACGAACGCGACGATCGCGGCGATGGCACCTCCGACGGCCGCGTAGATGCCGACCGAGCCGCGGCCGGAGATGGGCACATCGCGCTCCCAGAAGACGAACAGACCGATCAGCGTGCCGATCACGAGGGCGGCCGCCCCGACCAGAAGGGCCGACGACTCCTTGGCCTCCGCGCTCCGCGCGGGATGCCGGATCACTCGTGTGAGGGTTGACGAATCAGACATTCCGGTCCTCCTGCACTGCCGCACCAGCGGAGCCGAAATGTGCTCCCGATCGGCAGCGTAGACCCGCCGTGCCCCGGAGGGAAGGAATCGCGTCCGGCGTGCCGTGGCGCGTGGTCAGGCCGCCGTCAGGAGGTACTCGTCCCACTGCGGCAGCGGGCGCTCGAATCCCCGCGCCACCCAGTTGCGTCCGTTCGGGCGACCCGGCGTGAACCGCAGCTCCCAGCCCATCTCGGCGGGCGTGCGATCGCTCTTCGTGTTGTTGCAGCGAAGGCAGCAGGCGACCAGGTTCTCCCAGGTGTCCCGCCCGCCGCGCGAGCGGGGAAGCACGTGGTCGATCGTGGCTGCCGGCCGGCCGCAGTAGGCGCACGCATGGTCGTCGCGACGGAGCACCCCGCGACGGCTCACCGGCGCCTGATTCGCTCGTGGAGCACGGACGTACCGGGTGAGGAGGATGACGCTCGGCCGCTGCCATGATCCGCTCGCCGCGCAGACCGGGTTGCCGACCTCGTGCTGGATGACCGTCGCCTTGTGATTCATGACGAGGAGCAGCGCGCGCTTGAAGGAGACGACGGCGAGGGGCTCATAGCCCGCGTTGAGCACGAGTGTGCGCATGGAATGCCTTTCGATCGGTGCTGGATGGCTTCCAGCCGCGTGAACGGAACGGCGGCCCGAGAAGGCGTCGGACGGTGGCGGGCAACGTCGGACGACCGCGGCTCGAGGACCCCTGAAAACAGAGAACGGGCACCGTCATGATGACAGTGCCCGTCGCGGCCTCGGCCCGGTTCGTGCTCGTTCGACTACTGCGCCGTTGGTCGAAGAGCGCGCGCGCATCCGTGGAATGGATGCTGCACGACTTCACCATCGGCTTCCCCTGCCCGGTTTCTCGGATCGTCAGGGTCTCAGGTTAGAACACGAATGGCGCGCCGGGAATGTCCGGCGCGCCATTCACGCGTGGTGTCACGCGATGTTCATCGGTCAGATGCCGATGCGCACGATGTAGTAGTCGCTCGTCCAGATGGGCTGCACGCGAACGGATGCGCCCTCGTACGGAGCGTGCAGGATCATGCCGTTGCCGGCGTAGAACCCGTCGTGTCCGGGCATGATGACGAGGTCACCCGGCTGCGCATCGGCCTCGGAGATCCGGGTGCCCATGTCGCCCTGGCCGGCCGAGGAGTGCGGCATGCTGACGCCGAACTGCGCGTACACGTACATCACGAAGCCCGAGCAGTCGAACCCGGCGGGCGTGGCGCCGCCGTAGACGTAGGGGACGCCGATGTACGACGTCGCGACGTCGTAGACGCTCGCGAGGTCGAAGTTCGGGTAGGGCGGGTTGGCGAGGAAGTCGCCGACCGACGGGCCCGAGTACGACGCAGCGTAGGACGTCATCGCCTCTTCGGCCGCGATCCTCGCCGCCTCAGCCGCAGCCGCGGCCTCGGCCGCCGCTGCGATCTCGGCGCCCGTGACGGCGTCGTAGCTGTCTTTCGTCACCGGGGCGGCGATCACGTCGTCGGTCACCTCGACCGACTGCGCCTGCGCCTTGGTGAGCTTCGTCACGTCGGTCTCGCCGAACTGCGGGCCGGCCGAACCCGGTGCGAACGCGTATGCGGGGATCGCGAGGGTGCCGACGATGCCGGCCGAGACCGCCATGACGAGCACGTTCGCGACCGGGCCACGGCGCAGTCGTCGCGTCGACGGCAACTTCGTCGCGACGCGTGCTGCGGCATCCGGCTGGGGGGAAGTGGGGGAAGCGGGTGCTTTCGCGGCGATGATCGCCTTCGTCGCAGCCCCGCGGGCGGGGTTCCTGGAGAGCCGCCGCCGTGAGAATCGAGCCAAAATGTGTACCTCCGTCGCCCCACGACATCGGATGTCACCCCACCGGATGCGCACGAGGGCGCCTACGGGTACTTGATCGAGCGGTGGGCTTGGGAGGCGTCTCGACCCTGGTCCTCCGACTGGCTTCTCGCCGGCGGACTCGAATGAGACTACGCGAGGAGTCCCCGAATGTCACATTCTGGTCACGGCGTGGCGCTGATCAGGCTATTTGGCGATGAAGAGGTGCCCGGCCACTTCACTGGGCAGCTCGAGGCCGCCCTCGACGCCGTCGACGACGACGAGCACGTAGCCGCCCGCGCGGCTGAACGTCGCCACGGCACCCGGCATGACCCCGGCCTGCCGCATCTGGGCGAGGAGCTCGGGATCGAACTGCACGGGCTCGCCCAGGCGGCGCAGGACGCCGCGCACCGGCTCGTCGCTCGCCTCGACGGCCTCGACGACGTTGACGACGCCGTCCATGAACGCGTCGGCGGGCGGGAGCCCGAGCTCCTCGAGCCCGGGGATCGGGTTGCCGTAGGGCGATTCGCGGGGACCGCCGAGGATCTCGATGAGGCGGCGCTCGACCTGCTCGCTCATCACGTGCTCCCAGCGGCATGCCTCGTCGTGCACGAACTCCCATTCGAGGCCGATGACGTCGGAGAGCAGCCGTTCGGCGAGTCGGTGCTTGCGCATGACGTGCACGGCCTTCGAACGACCCTCGGAGGTCAGCTCGAGGTGGCGGTCGCCGGAGACGACGACGAGGCCGTCGCGTTCCATGCGGGCGACCGTCTGCGAGACGGTGGGGCCGGAATGCCCGAGGCGTTCGGAGATGCGTGCGCGCAGCGGCACGATGTTCTCCTCCTCGAGATCGAGGATCGTGCGGAGATACATCTCCGTCGTGTCGATCAGGTCGGTCACGCGTCGTCCTCCCGTTGTCACAGCCCGTCGTCCAGCCTACCGGGCGGCGCCCGCTCGCTAGACTCGTCGCATGCCGAGCATCGTGATTCCCACTGACCTGCTGCCCGCCGACGGACGCTTCGGCTGCGGACCGTCCAAGGTTCGCCCCGAGCAGCTCGCCCACCTCGCGGCGGTCGGTCCGTCGATCCTCGGCACCTCGCACCGGCAGGCCCCGGTCAAGCAGCTCGTCGGCCGGGTGCGCACGGGTCTCTCCGACCTCTTCGACATGCCTGACGGCTACGAGGTCGTGCTCGGCAACGGCGGTTCGACCGCGTTCTGGGATGCCGCGGCCTTCGGCCTGATCGAGGAGCGCGCGCAGCTCGCCTCCTTCGGCGAGTTCGGCGCGAAGTTCGCCGCCGCCGCAGCAGCCCCGTGGCTCCAGGCTCCCGATGTGCGCAAGGCCGACGCCGGCTCCCGGGCCGAGCCCGCCGCGCTCGCGGGCGTCGACGTCTACGCCTGGCCGCAGAACGAGACCTCGACGGGCGTGATGGCCCCGGTCAGCCGGGTGGCGGGCGACGAAGGCGCGCTCACGGTCATCGACGCCACGAGCGCTGCCGGCGGCATCATGGTCGATCCGCAGCAGTTCGACGTCTACTACTTCGCGCCGCAGAAGAACTTCGCCTCCGACGGCGGCATCTGGTTCGCGCTGCTCTCCCCCGCCGCGATCGAGCGCGTCGAGCGCGTCGCGGCGAGCGGCCGGTACATCCCCGAGTTCCTGTCGCTGAAGAACGCGGTCGACAACTCGCGCCTGAACCAGACGCTGAACACTCCGGCCCTCGCGACCCTGCTGCTGCTCGAGAACCAGCTCGAGTGGATGAACGCCTCGGGCGGTCTCGCCTGGGCCGACGCCCGCACCCGTGAATCGTCGTCGGTGCTCTACGACTGGGCCGAGCGCACCTCGATCGCGACCCCGTTCGTCGCCGACCCCGCGCACCGCTCGCAGGTGGTCGTCACGATCGACTTCGACGAGTCGACGGATGCCGCGGCGCTCGCCTCGGTGCTCCGCGAGAACGGCATCGTCGACACCGAGCCGTACCGCAAGCTCGGCCGCAACCAGCTGCGCGTGGCCACCTTCACCGCGATCGAACCCGACGACGTGCGGGCGCTCACGGCCTCGATCGACTACGTGCTCTCGCAGATCGGCTGATCCCGATGCGGCTCTGGCTCAGCGACGACGAACGGCGCCCCGACCCGGCCCCCGCGCGGGCCGACGGCCGCAAGGCCGTGGTCGCGGGCACGCTCGGCTGGGTCGTCGTGCTCGTGGCCTGCCTCGTGTTCCGGGGGCCGCTCGAATCGGCGGGCCTCGGATGGTTCGTCGGCGCCGCGATCACCGGCATCGTGATCGGCCTCATCGGCCTCGCGGTCGTGCAGGTGATCCGGCGACGGGCCGATCAGTCGTCGGAGCGCTCGGCCGACTGATCATCGGAGTCCGCGTCGTCGTCGGAGTCAGCGTCGTCGTCTGAGTCCTCGTCGTCGTCTGAGTCCTCGTCGTCGTCTGAGTCCTCGTCGTCGTCGTCGTCTGAATCGTCATCGGACTCATCGTCGTCGGACTCGTCGTCATCGGACTCGTCGTCATCGGACTCTTCGTCGTCGGACTCTTCGTCATCGGTTGCGTCCGCGTCGTCGGCCGCGCCGAGCGCATCGATGTCGATCCCGTCGAACTCGTCGTCGACGTCGTCATCGTCGTGGTCGAGCTCGTCGTCGACGTCGTCATCGTCGTGCTCGTCGTCGGCTTCGCCGCCGTCGGCCGCGATCGCCTCCTGAGCCGCTCGGTAGTCGGCCAGCCGCTCCGACCACGGCACCCAGTCGGGTGCGAGCAGCGCGGACTCGCCGGGCATGAGCTCGGTCTCGAGCACCGTCGGCTCCGCGTTGCCGTCGAACCGCGACAGCGTGACGCTCCAGTGCCAGCCCGGGTACCCGCGGAGGTCGGAGGCGAAGAGGAGGGTCAGCACATGCTCCCCCTCGACGAGGTGCCCGACAACCGATCCGACCGTCTCGGGAGCGGTGACCTCGAGCAGTGCGCGTCGGGCGAGATCCACCGACGACAGGAGCACCTCGTCGGCCACGACGACCTCGGCGCTCTCGGCGACCTCGGCGACCTCGGCGACCTCGGCGCTCTCGGCGCTCTCGGCCACAGCCTGCTCGGGTTCCGTCGCCTCAGGCATCGAGATCGTCTGCCACCTTGCGCAGCACCGCCGCGACGGTGCGTGCCTTCGACTTCTCGGGGTAGCGGCCACGACGGAGGTCTGCGCCGATGCCGTCGAGCACCTTCACGACGTCTTCGACGATGATCGCCATGTCGTCGGCGGGCTTGCGGTTGATCTTGGTGAGGCTCACCGGAGTGTCGAGCACGCGCACCGACAGCGCCTGTGCGCCGCGCTTGCCCTCGGCGACGCCGAATTCGAGTCGGCTGCCCGCCTTCACGGTCGCGCCGGCGGGAAGTGCGGATGCGTGGAGGAAGACCTCCTGGCCGTCATCGGAGCTGATGAAGCCGAATCCCTTTTCCTCGTCGTAGAACTTGACCTTGCCGGTGGGCATCGTATGAACCTCGCTCATGTCTGCAGGCGCGCTGAACCACAGCGCCGTCCACTGCCCAGTCTATTGCTCGGGACACCCGTGAACCGGCCGCCTGGCCTATTCTGGGATGGTGAGCGATTCCGGCCCCATCACCGACAATCGCGCCGAGCGCGTCCTGGCGTACATGTTCGCCGCCATCGTCGGCCTGTCCATCATCTGCTTCTTCGCCGTGATGATCGGCACCATCTCCGGCGTCGCCGTCGATGAGATGAGCTCAGGCGTCTGGGCGGTCGTCACGATGCTGCCCTGGTTCGGGCTGCCGATCGCCTTCGTGCTCCTCATCGTCCTGCTCATCGTCAACGGCGTCCGGCGGGGCCGAGCCGCGCGATCCGGATCGAGCTGATCGGGGACGATGCTCGAGCTCGCCGCACGACTCCGCGGGCTGTCGCGAGACTCCCTCGCAGCAGCACTGCACTCGCGCGAGTTCGAGCCGTCCGGGGTGCGTGACCTCTTCGACCTCGCCGAGGCGGTGCTCGCACCCGACTCGATCGACCACGCGGTCGGCCGGCTCGATCGCCGCCACCTCGCCGTGCTCGCCGAGGCCGTCGAACTGGTCGCAGAAGGCGACACCACGGTCGAACGGGTACGTGCCGAGCTCGTGGGGCATGCGGCATCCGCTGAACTGTCCGACTCCACGGGTGAACTGCTCGACGAACTGAGCGGCCTGATGCTGCTGGTGCGCATCGACGACCGCGTGCACGTGCCCGCCGCCGTCATCGCACGGGTGGCTCCGCGCCTCGGCGCCGAACTGCCCACCGTGGCCGAGCTCGCGACGCCGGCACCGCCGGTGCTCGTCTCCGGCGGAGACGTCGACCGCACGCTCATCGACCGCCGCGCCGCGGAGACGGCCTACGCGACAGTCGCCGCCACGGCCGAGGTGCTGGCCGCGCTCGGAACGCAGCCGGCCCGCGAACTCGCCAAGGGCGGTCTCGCACTTCCCGACTCGAAGCGCCTCGCCGAGGCCAGCGGCATCGCCCTCGACGCACTGCCCCGCCTCTTCCACCGAGCCGACGAAGCCGGTCTCGTCGTGCGCGACGGCGCATTCTGGCTCGAGTCCGACCGCGGCGCCGAGTGGTCGCTCGAGACGACGGCCGGCCGGTGGCGGCACCTCGCCGAGTGCTGGCGCGCCCGCATCCCCGAGGCGCTCCGCGAACTCGTCGCACGTCGCAGCGAGTCGCTCACGGCGAGCACGCTCGGCGAAGACGTGCGCTGGTTCTACCCCGCAGGCGGACGCTGGATCGACGAGGGGCTCGAACGGCTCATCGGCGAGGCCGAAGCGCTCGGTCTCGCGGTGGCGGGCGAGCCCGCACCGACGGCGCTGCTCGTGCTCGCCGGGGAGCTCGACCGGGCCTCCGAGCGACTGGCGGCGCACTTCCCCGCCCAGGTCGAGCAGGTCTACCTGCAGCACGACCTCTCGATCGTCTCCCCCGGCCCGCTCGAGCCGGCGCTCGACGCCCGCCTGCGCGGCTTCGCCGATGTCGAGGGCCGC
The DNA window shown above is from Agromyces cerinus and carries:
- a CDS encoding helicase-associated domain-containing protein — encoded protein: MLELAARLRGLSRDSLAAALHSREFEPSGVRDLFDLAEAVLAPDSIDHAVGRLDRRHLAVLAEAVELVAEGDTTVERVRAELVGHAASAELSDSTGELLDELSGLMLLVRIDDRVHVPAAVIARVAPRLGAELPTVAELATPAPPVLVSGGDVDRTLIDRRAAETAYATVAATAEVLAALGTQPARELAKGGLALPDSKRLAEASGIALDALPRLFHRADEAGLVVRDGAFWLESDRGAEWSLETTAGRWRHLAECWRARIPEALRELVARRSESLTASTLGEDVRWFYPAGGRWIDEGLERLIGEAEALGLAVAGEPAPTALLVLAGELDRASERLAAHFPAQVEQVYLQHDLSIVSPGPLEPALDARLRGFADVEGRDLASTYRVSAASVNRGLAAGETAESILEFLGGLSLTGIPQPLSYLVAEAAARFGSLRVSLADPADAPARASVRSDDEQLVRTLAVDQSLVSIGLRQAGPHRLLSRFPPEVVFWALADARYPVAAEDAAGEIIRLSRHHLATVPEPVSKPDPIEALLDVVLAEGEAGASEQAWLARQLEAAARSKETLTVTVRMPGGDTADYLLAPASVANGRLRARDRKADIERTLPLSAIAAVSPAPAGA
- a CDS encoding CHAP domain-containing protein, whose protein sequence is MGRADAAAPVAASPVTAGRDDVAAAVAKAQRPTTRRNGPARVFATMLVVPAIVGTVALPAYAFMPGGESYEASGTFSLSRAEAQDVEVSSLASGAPLSTEGYTVVTKAEIEAARIEQEEKDAAAWAANLASRGSGSYAIYTVKAEGDDYPWWDQTPDDYGGGLSPLRYYYRECVDFVAWRLNRDAGVTSAPWKWDWANLASGSAYAWADEWASKGWPTSSEPVVGAVAWFPYNHVAYVQSINDDGSVNIEEYNQNSDHSYHRRTIPAGEALYLYPPG
- a CDS encoding DUF2530 domain-containing protein — its product is MRLWLSDDERRPDPAPARADGRKAVVAGTLGWVVVLVACLVFRGPLESAGLGWFVGAAITGIVIGLIGLAVVQVIRRRADQSSERSAD
- a CDS encoding C40 family peptidase, encoding MARFSRRRLSRNPARGAATKAIIAAKAPASPTSPQPDAAARVATKLPSTRRLRRGPVANVLVMAVSAGIVGTLAIPAYAFAPGSAGPQFGETDVTKLTKAQAQSVEVTDDVIAAPVTKDSYDAVTGAEIAAAAEAAAAAEAARIAAEEAMTSYAASYSGPSVGDFLANPPYPNFDLASVYDVATSYIGVPYVYGGATPAGFDCSGFVMYVYAQFGVSMPHSSAGQGDMGTRISEADAQPGDLVIMPGHDGFYAGNGMILHAPYEGASVRVQPIWTSDYYIVRIGI
- a CDS encoding multidrug ABC transporter ATPase, which encodes MSDSGPITDNRAERVLAYMFAAIVGLSIICFFAVMIGTISGVAVDEMSSGVWAVVTMLPWFGLPIAFVLLIVLLIVNGVRRGRAARSGSS
- a CDS encoding metal-dependent transcriptional regulator, which codes for MTDLIDTTEMYLRTILDLEEENIVPLRARISERLGHSGPTVSQTVARMERDGLVVVSGDRHLELTSEGRSKAVHVMRKHRLAERLLSDVIGLEWEFVHDEACRWEHVMSEQVERRLIEILGGPRESPYGNPIPGLEELGLPPADAFMDGVVNVVEAVEASDEPVRGVLRRLGEPVQFDPELLAQMRQAGVMPGAVATFSRAGGYVLVVVDGVEGGLELPSEVAGHLFIAK
- a CDS encoding lactonase family protein → MDESTSTRFWVGASTLGAIGAPARGIRSLDITADGSATLGEPVDVGPNPMFLAISHATGVLGIVHELAEGRVSTWTFEGDGLSSFGLSGATGAADPCHLAFDEAGGLFFAANYSGARVSVHHAAPDAPADVALSADFTGSGPNRERQEASHPHQAVVDTARDQLLVPDLGSDRVRVLALDALPEALGHDEERDIVVHAGAGPRHLVIAGDLAITANELDRTASVIDLAEGREVAWCSIGDDVEPLGLGCSAIRLTRGGIVLIGDRDADALRALRFDAEARTLELVATVVTGGRHPRDLELTHDERFALVADQGSDSITVVALDGVGVPTGVVGVVETPAPACLARM
- the serC gene encoding phosphoserine transaminase, producing MPSIVIPTDLLPADGRFGCGPSKVRPEQLAHLAAVGPSILGTSHRQAPVKQLVGRVRTGLSDLFDMPDGYEVVLGNGGSTAFWDAAAFGLIEERAQLASFGEFGAKFAAAAAAPWLQAPDVRKADAGSRAEPAALAGVDVYAWPQNETSTGVMAPVSRVAGDEGALTVIDATSAAGGIMVDPQQFDVYYFAPQKNFASDGGIWFALLSPAAIERVERVAASGRYIPEFLSLKNAVDNSRLNQTLNTPALATLLLLENQLEWMNASGGLAWADARTRESSSVLYDWAERTSIATPFVADPAHRSQVVVTIDFDESTDAAALASVLRENGIVDTEPYRKLGRNQLRVATFTAIEPDDVRALTASIDYVLSQIG
- a CDS encoding DUF3027 domain-containing protein, which codes for MPEATEPEQAVAESAESAEVAEVAEVAESAEVVVADEVLLSSVDLARRALLEVTAPETVGSVVGHLVEGEHVLTLLFASDLRGYPGWHWSVTLSRFDGNAEPTVLETELMPGESALLAPDWVPWSERLADYRAAQEAIAADGGEADDEHDDDDVDDELDHDDDDVDDEFDGIDIDALGAADDADATDDEESDDEESDDDESDDDESDDDESDDDSDDDDDEDSDDDEDSDDDEDSDDDADSDDDADSDDQSAERSDD
- a CDS encoding cold-shock protein; its protein translation is MPTGKVKFYDEEKGFGFISSDDGQEVFLHASALPAGATVKAGSRLEFGVAEGKRGAQALSVRVLDTPVSLTKINRKPADDMAIIVEDVVKVLDGIGADLRRGRYPEKSKARTVAAVLRKVADDLDA
- a CDS encoding HNH endonuclease — translated: MRTLVLNAGYEPLAVVSFKRALLLVMNHKATVIQHEVGNPVCAASGSWQRPSVILLTRYVRAPRANQAPVSRRGVLRRDDHACAYCGRPAATIDHVLPRSRGGRDTWENLVACCLRCNNTKSDRTPAEMGWELRFTPGRPNGRNWVARGFERPLPQWDEYLLTAA
- a CDS encoding DUF998 domain-containing protein, whose amino-acid sequence is MSDSSTLTRVIRHPARSAEAKESSALLVGAAALVIGTLIGLFVFWERDVPISGRGSVGIYAAVGGAIAAIVAFVFGCMLRRSRARAVPGYRQRLHWFDVAALALALGVIALLGWTGLASLLSESFVGALVYGIPAAILGGVAMAIAAYMSYLSAVNLTPMLLSLVLAMFLAVGALASMLSATDPLWWQKNLSTLGISDDISALAFNLTLIIAGVMVTTIAHYATAFLPTDSVTERRGRNLVRLGLIVIGILLACVGIFPVDEYLGMHNLSATGMAIVYVAMVVSLPALLPSMPKVFVLLGYVYVGVIVILAAFFISGYYNLTAVELIVAVLVFSWVIVFLRNTGAVEQGAGDEARLDDELAVTKVRAVP